From the Leifsonia sp. AG29 genome, one window contains:
- a CDS encoding tyrosine-type recombinase/integrase yields MGSISAYETVAGRRYRVRYRTPGHQQTDKRGFRTKRDAELYLASLELAKARGDYVPAARAGVNFEAWSEKWIDSLVQVKPSTLQGYISITRGRLQPRWGSTPLNAITHSDIQSWISDENSRVGARTVRSYHRVFSMILKYAVRDGRLGRNPADGIRLPRIRPKKHPYLTHAQLHELAALCGSEGLVVLFLGYTGLRWGELAALECRNIDFDRRRVQVDRAVLELTDGRLVYGLPKNHQQRSVPFPSFLTDQLQALVASKKSRDLLFTSPYGRPLRVNNWKRKAFDKAADTLADNHPDLLRPTVHDLRHTAASLAISAGANVKAVQRMLGHASAAMTLDVYADLFDDDLDAVGDALSRLGAPEVVGKVWANPEIAASESAADGLGSL; encoded by the coding sequence ATGGGGAGCATCAGCGCATACGAGACCGTCGCTGGACGCCGCTACCGAGTCCGCTACCGAACGCCGGGGCACCAGCAGACCGACAAGCGCGGCTTCCGCACCAAACGCGACGCTGAGCTGTACCTCGCATCGCTGGAGCTCGCGAAGGCCCGCGGCGACTATGTGCCGGCTGCTCGCGCCGGTGTGAACTTCGAGGCGTGGAGCGAGAAGTGGATCGACTCGCTGGTGCAGGTAAAGCCGAGCACACTGCAGGGCTACATCTCGATCACTCGCGGCCGTCTTCAACCGCGGTGGGGCTCGACTCCGCTCAACGCGATCACACACTCAGACATCCAGTCGTGGATCTCGGACGAGAACAGCCGTGTCGGCGCGCGGACGGTCCGCTCGTACCATCGCGTCTTCTCGATGATCCTGAAGTACGCCGTTCGGGACGGACGCCTCGGCCGCAATCCTGCTGACGGCATCAGGCTGCCCCGGATTCGGCCTAAGAAGCATCCGTACCTCACCCATGCCCAATTGCACGAACTTGCCGCTCTGTGCGGCTCAGAGGGCCTTGTGGTGCTGTTCCTGGGTTACACCGGCCTGCGCTGGGGCGAGCTCGCGGCATTGGAATGTCGGAACATCGACTTCGACCGCCGACGCGTTCAGGTCGACCGAGCCGTGCTCGAGCTCACCGACGGGCGGTTGGTCTACGGCTTGCCGAAGAACCATCAGCAGCGGAGCGTGCCGTTCCCGTCCTTCCTGACCGACCAACTCCAAGCGCTCGTCGCGTCGAAGAAGTCACGCGACTTGCTCTTCACGTCGCCCTACGGTCGCCCGCTCCGCGTGAACAACTGGAAGCGCAAAGCCTTCGACAAGGCCGCCGACACTCTGGCTGACAACCATCCCGACCTGCTCCGTCCGACGGTCCACGACCTCCGCCACACCGCCGCCAGCCTCGCCATCTCGGCCGGCGCCAACGTCAAGGCCGTGCAACGCATGCTTGGCCACGCCTCAGCAGCGATGACCCTCGACGTCTACGCCGACCTCTTCGACGATGACCTGGATGCCGTTGGAGACGCATTGAGCCGTCTTGGTGCTCCGGAAGTGGTGGGCAAAGTGTGGGCAAATCCCGAAATCGCGGCTTCCGAATCTGCTGCCGATGGGCTTGGATCCCTTTGA